In Arthrobacter sp. B3I9, the following are encoded in one genomic region:
- a CDS encoding ribokinase yields MNTVFVVGSLNIDQTIRVRSLPRPGETVRGSDATFSPGGKGGNQGIAAARAGAPVKFTGALGDDAHGRQILETLSEAHIDVGHVRVLGTAATGTAVIAVDDSGENQIIVSPGANAGLTLDDVVTGLAALTAGDVLVLQLEIPAELVRQAARIAKQAGAFVILNAAPAPRHLDGLLENVDLLVVNEQEIRALSGLAGTDGDHRELAATLPAVLGAAIVGTAGAEGSFTVLDGHLVHVPAVKVATADTTGAGDTFVGYLAASLVAAPGDLPAAMALASRASALAVTRSGAMESIPWAHELPAHLPCPALDVPN; encoded by the coding sequence ATGAACACGGTTTTTGTGGTCGGAAGCCTCAATATTGACCAGACAATCCGCGTCCGCTCCCTTCCCCGGCCCGGCGAGACTGTCCGCGGCTCGGACGCCACGTTCAGTCCGGGCGGCAAGGGCGGCAACCAGGGGATCGCTGCGGCCCGCGCCGGAGCCCCCGTGAAGTTCACGGGCGCCCTCGGGGACGACGCCCACGGGCGACAGATTCTCGAGACTCTGTCCGAGGCCCACATCGACGTCGGCCACGTGCGGGTCCTCGGCACCGCCGCCACCGGAACGGCGGTCATCGCGGTTGACGACTCCGGGGAAAACCAGATCATCGTCAGCCCGGGGGCGAACGCCGGCCTTACCCTCGACGACGTAGTAACCGGACTCGCCGCGCTCACGGCCGGCGATGTCCTGGTCCTCCAACTTGAGATCCCGGCCGAGCTGGTCCGGCAGGCCGCGCGGATTGCGAAGCAGGCCGGAGCATTCGTCATCCTCAATGCGGCCCCCGCCCCCCGCCACCTCGACGGCCTGCTGGAGAACGTCGATCTTCTCGTGGTCAACGAACAGGAAATCCGGGCCCTTTCAGGTCTCGCGGGGACTGACGGCGACCACCGGGAGTTGGCCGCAACCCTGCCCGCTGTCCTCGGCGCGGCCATCGTCGGCACTGCCGGCGCGGAGGGCTCCTTCACCGTCCTCGACGGCCATCTGGTGCACGTGCCCGCGGTTAAGGTCGCCACCGCGGACACCACCGGGGCCGGAGACACCTTCGTGGGCTACCTCGCTGCCTCCCTGGTGGCCGCTCCAGGCGACCTGCCTGCCGCGATGGCCCTGGCCAGCCGCGCCTCGGCCCTTGCTGTTACACGCAGCGGCGCCATGGAATCGATTCCATGGGCGCACGAGTTGCCCGCTCATCTCCCTTGCCCAGCCCTCGACGTCCCGAACTAA
- a CDS encoding RpiB/LacA/LacB family sugar-phosphate isomerase, producing MKIALGNDHAGFPLKEFVRSVLEDLGHDVIDCGAPSEAPVDFPDITKATCDLVKTGQAQRAVLVCGTGVGAVMAANKIPGIRCALGHDVYSAHQSVEHDDANVIAMGAWLVGRATAKEVLQSFLDAKFDNDEDTIRRVRKLHDMELEAARELADQV from the coding sequence ATGAAAATCGCACTCGGCAACGACCATGCCGGCTTCCCCCTGAAAGAATTCGTCCGGTCCGTCCTTGAGGACCTCGGCCATGACGTCATTGACTGCGGCGCGCCAAGCGAGGCCCCGGTGGACTTCCCGGACATCACCAAGGCCACCTGTGACCTCGTGAAAACCGGCCAGGCCCAGCGCGCAGTCCTCGTCTGCGGAACCGGTGTCGGAGCCGTCATGGCCGCCAACAAGATTCCCGGCATCCGCTGCGCGCTGGGTCACGACGTGTACTCCGCCCACCAGAGCGTGGAGCACGACGACGCAAACGTCATCGCCATGGGCGCCTGGCTGGTGGGCCGGGCGACGGCCAAGGAAGTCCTGCAGTCCTTCCTCGACGCGAAGTTCGACAACGACGAGGACACCATTCGGCGCGTCCGCAAACTCCACGACATGGAGCTCGAGGCAGCCCGGGAACTCGCCGACCAAGTTTAG
- a CDS encoding MFS transporter: MSAEVTERQRQAAHGSPGKIKTAIASAAGTCVENYDFVAYGTAAALYFGKVFFPNTDPVVGTLLAFATLAVGFLMRPIGGAVGGYLGDKYGRKPVLVGALLTMGIATVLIGCLPTYGQVGILAPILLVIIRMIQGLAFGAEWGGAVMMTFEHAPWKQRGRFAAIPQAGKPAGHHPGQRRLPALRLPTDGLGLAVAVPRQLGPDRRRARGADEARGIT, from the coding sequence ATGAGCGCAGAAGTCACCGAGCGGCAGCGGCAGGCCGCCCACGGCTCCCCCGGCAAGATCAAAACGGCCATCGCCTCGGCAGCCGGCACATGTGTTGAAAACTATGACTTCGTCGCGTACGGCACGGCGGCAGCCCTGTACTTCGGCAAAGTCTTCTTTCCCAACACCGATCCCGTCGTCGGAACATTGTTGGCTTTCGCCACCCTGGCGGTGGGCTTCCTCATGCGCCCAATCGGCGGAGCTGTCGGCGGCTATCTGGGTGACAAGTACGGCCGGAAGCCGGTACTCGTCGGCGCCCTGCTGACCATGGGCATCGCAACCGTGCTGATCGGCTGCCTTCCCACGTATGGCCAGGTGGGAATCCTCGCACCCATCCTGCTCGTCATCATCCGGATGATCCAGGGGTTGGCCTTCGGAGCGGAATGGGGCGGCGCCGTAATGATGACGTTCGAGCACGCGCCTTGGAAGCAGCGCGGCCGCTTTGCCGCCATCCCCCAGGCCGGCAAACCCGCTGGGCATCACCCTGGCCAACGCCGCCTTCCTGCTCTCCGCCTCCCTACAGACGGACTGGGCCTGGCGGTTGCCGTTCCTCGCCAGCTCGGTCCTGATCGTCGTCGGGCTCGTGGTGCGGATGAAGCTCGAGGAATCACCTGA
- the mmsB gene encoding multiple monosaccharide ABC transporter permease translates to MSALRESLGFLTSRLRQVGIFVALILIVLLFQILTDGILLEPQNVTNLVVQNSYILILAIGMVMVIIAGHIDLSVGSIAGFIGAVAGVMIVHWGWAWWLAIPACLLVGALVGAWQGYWIAYIGIPAFIVTLAGMLIFRGLTLITLKNQQITPFPSELRALGGGFLPDISGGNSALEWLTVILGVGATLALVIQALKERRIRKKFELENEPMVWFAIKTTFIALLMLTITFLLASYRGTPIVLIVLAVLVIVYTALMNNSVFGRHTYAIGGNLHAAELSGIKTKAVTFRLFVNMGVLAALAGLVFTARLNSAQPAGGTGFELDAIAAAFIGGAAVQGGIGTVAGALIGGLIMGVLNNGMSILGLGTDYQQLIKGLVLLLAVGFDIFNKNRSGTGGGSTLGGRFKRKTTPPAASEAGKPAEERPVSVTAAS, encoded by the coding sequence ATGTCCGCCCTCCGAGAATCCCTGGGTTTCCTGACAAGCCGCCTCCGCCAGGTCGGCATCTTTGTCGCCCTGATCCTGATCGTCCTGCTGTTCCAGATCCTGACCGACGGCATCCTCCTGGAGCCCCAGAACGTCACCAACCTGGTGGTCCAGAACAGTTACATCCTCATCCTGGCCATCGGCATGGTGATGGTGATCATCGCCGGCCACATCGACCTGTCCGTGGGATCGATCGCCGGCTTCATCGGCGCCGTGGCCGGTGTCATGATCGTGCATTGGGGCTGGGCCTGGTGGCTGGCCATCCCGGCCTGCCTGCTGGTCGGAGCGCTGGTGGGTGCCTGGCAGGGGTACTGGATCGCGTACATCGGAATCCCTGCCTTCATCGTGACCCTTGCCGGGATGCTGATTTTCCGGGGCTTGACCCTGATCACCCTCAAGAACCAGCAGATCACCCCCTTCCCGTCCGAGCTGCGGGCGCTGGGCGGCGGCTTCCTGCCGGACATTTCCGGCGGAAACTCCGCGCTGGAATGGCTGACCGTCATCCTGGGCGTCGGCGCCACGCTGGCGCTGGTGATACAGGCACTCAAGGAACGCCGGATCCGCAAGAAGTTTGAACTCGAGAACGAGCCGATGGTCTGGTTCGCGATCAAGACGACCTTCATCGCGCTGCTCATGCTGACCATCACCTTCCTGCTCGCAAGCTACCGGGGCACCCCGATCGTGCTGATCGTGCTCGCGGTCCTCGTAATCGTCTACACGGCCCTGATGAACAACAGCGTCTTCGGCCGTCACACCTACGCCATCGGCGGGAACCTCCACGCTGCCGAGCTCTCCGGGATCAAGACCAAGGCGGTCACGTTCCGGCTCTTCGTGAACATGGGCGTCCTCGCTGCCCTGGCCGGCCTCGTGTTCACCGCCCGGCTCAACTCAGCCCAGCCCGCCGGCGGCACCGGGTTCGAACTGGACGCCATCGCGGCGGCCTTTATCGGCGGCGCCGCTGTCCAGGGCGGCATCGGTACCGTGGCAGGAGCCCTGATCGGCGGCCTGATCATGGGCGTGCTCAACAACGGCATGTCCATCCTCGGCCTCGGCACCGACTACCAGCAGCTCATCAAGGGCCTGGTGCTGCTCCTGGCCGTCGGTTTCGACATCTTCAACAAGAACCGCAGCGGGACCGGCGGAGGATCTACTCTCGGCGGGCGCTTCAAGCGGAAGACGACCCCGCCGGCGGCCTCGGAGGCCGGGAAGCCGGCGGAGGAACGTCCAGTCTCGGTAACGGCGGCCAGCTAG
- a CDS encoding MFS transporter: MATPHQATPAASKGKLPPGALKAYIASLTGTSLEYYDFAIYSVASALVFPKIFFPGNDEFVGLLLSFSTFAVGYLARPIGGIVFGRLGDKIGRKHVLVITLLLIGVATVLIGVLPDYSVIGVAAPTILVLLRLAQGIGVGGEWGGAVLLSSEFGDAHKRGFWSSAAQIGPPAGNLMANGVLAVLAAALSAQDFLSWGWRIAFLASALLVVFGLVIRLKLEETPIFKAIKGHGEAPKAPITDVFRQEPRALVAAALSRVGPDVLYSLLTVFVAVYATKELGMTTSNVLAAILIGSAFQLVLIPAAGALTDRINRRLVYGVAAVGTAVYIPLFFLMIQGRSVAMLTVGVVIGLAFHAFMYGPQAAYITEQFPARLRYAGSSLAYTLAGVIGGAIAPLVFTALYAASGNWFTIAAYLAVASAVTVVGLALGRNPQTEEEERLLAESRL, translated from the coding sequence ATGGCCACACCTCACCAGGCCACACCGGCTGCATCCAAAGGGAAGCTGCCACCGGGCGCCCTCAAGGCTTACATCGCAAGCCTGACCGGGACCTCGCTGGAGTACTACGACTTTGCAATCTACTCCGTGGCCTCAGCCCTGGTGTTCCCCAAGATTTTCTTCCCAGGCAACGACGAGTTCGTCGGACTCCTCCTGTCCTTCTCGACGTTCGCGGTAGGCTACCTCGCCCGCCCCATCGGCGGCATCGTCTTCGGCCGGCTGGGCGACAAGATCGGCCGCAAGCACGTCCTCGTCATCACGCTCCTGTTGATCGGCGTAGCGACAGTGCTGATCGGCGTGCTGCCTGATTACTCGGTGATCGGCGTGGCCGCCCCCACGATCCTGGTGTTGCTTCGACTGGCCCAGGGCATCGGCGTCGGCGGCGAATGGGGCGGTGCCGTCCTGCTGTCCAGCGAGTTCGGCGACGCCCACAAGCGCGGCTTCTGGTCCTCGGCTGCGCAGATCGGACCGCCCGCCGGCAACCTGATGGCCAACGGCGTCTTGGCAGTTCTTGCCGCTGCCCTCAGCGCCCAGGACTTCCTGTCCTGGGGCTGGCGTATTGCCTTCCTCGCCTCCGCGCTGCTGGTGGTCTTCGGCCTGGTGATCCGGCTCAAGCTTGAGGAGACCCCGATCTTCAAGGCGATAAAGGGGCATGGTGAGGCTCCGAAGGCGCCCATCACGGACGTCTTCCGACAGGAACCTCGCGCCCTCGTCGCGGCAGCCCTGTCGCGGGTCGGCCCGGACGTGCTCTATTCGCTGCTTACAGTCTTCGTGGCTGTCTACGCCACCAAGGAACTGGGCATGACCACGAGCAATGTGCTGGCGGCCATCCTGATCGGCTCCGCCTTCCAGCTGGTGCTGATACCGGCGGCCGGCGCCCTCACGGACCGCATCAACCGCCGCTTGGTCTACGGCGTCGCCGCCGTCGGCACTGCCGTCTACATCCCGCTGTTTTTCCTGATGATCCAAGGCAGGTCCGTGGCCATGCTCACGGTGGGCGTCGTGATCGGCCTGGCGTTCCATGCATTCATGTACGGCCCGCAGGCCGCCTACATCACCGAACAGTTCCCGGCCCGGCTGCGCTACGCGGGCAGTTCGCTGGCCTACACGCTCGCCGGCGTGATCGGCGGAGCGATCGCTCCGCTTGTCTTCACCGCACTTTACGCTGCCTCCGGCAACTGGTTCACCATCGCGGCGTACTTGGCCGTCGCATCGGCCGTCACCGTCGTCGGCCTGGCCCTCGGCCGGAACCCGCAGACCGAGGAAGAGGAGAGGCTCCTGGCGGAATCGCGGCTCTGA
- a CDS encoding LamB/YcsF family protein, translating to MGTIDLNSDVGESFGRWTLGDDTAMFRSVSSANVACGFHAGDPRVIRQTCREAVAAGVVIGAHVGYRDLAGFGRRFLDIDPGELADDVVYQIGALQALAAVEGGTVKYVKPHGGLYNAIVSHTAQAQAVVDAVRSVDPNLPVLGLPGSEVLRLAEAAGLRAVPEAFADRAYNPDGTLVSRTLPGAVLHDTAEVTEHVLRMASDSAVRTIDGSILKIRAESVCVHGDSPGAVSMAAAVREALTAAGITTAAFI from the coding sequence ATGGGAACCATTGACCTGAACAGCGACGTCGGTGAGTCATTCGGCCGCTGGACACTGGGCGACGACACAGCGATGTTCCGCTCCGTTTCCAGTGCGAACGTGGCCTGCGGTTTCCATGCGGGGGACCCCCGCGTCATACGGCAGACGTGCCGCGAGGCTGTCGCTGCCGGAGTCGTGATCGGCGCGCACGTCGGCTACCGCGACCTCGCCGGGTTCGGCCGCCGCTTCCTGGACATAGACCCGGGCGAACTGGCGGACGACGTCGTGTACCAGATCGGAGCGCTGCAGGCGCTGGCCGCCGTCGAGGGCGGGACCGTCAAGTACGTCAAGCCGCACGGCGGTCTCTACAACGCCATCGTTTCGCACACAGCCCAGGCGCAGGCCGTCGTCGACGCAGTAAGGTCCGTTGACCCGAACCTTCCGGTCCTGGGCCTGCCCGGTTCCGAAGTGCTGCGCCTGGCCGAGGCCGCCGGGCTCCGCGCCGTTCCCGAAGCCTTTGCGGACCGTGCCTACAACCCGGACGGCACGCTCGTGTCCCGCACCCTCCCCGGTGCCGTATTGCACGACACCGCCGAGGTGACGGAGCACGTGCTCCGAATGGCCTCCGATTCCGCCGTCAGGACAATCGACGGCTCCATCCTGAAGATCCGCGCGGAAAGCGTCTGCGTCCACGGCGACTCGCCGGGAGCCGTCAGCATGGCAGCCGCGGTCCGGGAAGCGCTCACCGCGGCGGGTATTACCACGGCCGCCTTTATCTGA
- a CDS encoding LacI family DNA-binding transcriptional regulator, which yields MTGPSITIKDVAALAGVSAATASRVLSGNPATSAASRQKVAAAVAELDFHPNAQARALRSTRTNVIGLLVSDVRNPFFADLAHAAEQAALAEGLVTLLGNANESIPQQDRYLDTFISQRVDGVIAAPQGQGSSSLHALLERDIATVFVDRTVDGIDVPSVTTDSDSGIREAVEHLVRQGHERVGYIAGPQSTSTGRDRLRSFARAAADFGLSTDPALTYFGDFQSASGSAGAHHLLGLAQPPTALLAADSPMAVGALATLNRKGLRIGRDMALVAFDDIEWFSLLDPPLTVIAHDVEAMGRTAVRLLLEVIDGQKPESVVLPSQLIVRASSGTPDPILERP from the coding sequence GTGACGGGACCTTCCATCACCATCAAGGACGTGGCGGCGCTGGCCGGTGTCTCCGCCGCCACGGCCTCCCGGGTGCTGTCCGGAAACCCCGCCACATCGGCCGCCTCACGCCAGAAGGTGGCCGCCGCCGTGGCCGAACTGGACTTCCATCCCAATGCCCAGGCGCGGGCGCTCCGCTCCACCCGGACCAACGTCATCGGGCTCCTTGTCTCGGATGTCCGAAACCCCTTCTTCGCCGACCTCGCGCACGCCGCCGAGCAGGCAGCCCTGGCCGAAGGACTTGTCACTCTGCTGGGCAACGCCAACGAGAGCATCCCCCAGCAGGACCGGTACCTGGATACCTTCATCTCGCAGCGGGTTGACGGGGTCATTGCCGCGCCGCAGGGCCAGGGAAGTTCCAGCCTGCACGCGCTGTTGGAACGCGACATCGCCACGGTCTTCGTCGACCGCACCGTGGACGGCATCGACGTGCCCAGCGTGACAACGGACAGCGACTCCGGCATCCGCGAGGCCGTGGAGCATCTCGTCCGCCAGGGCCACGAACGCGTCGGTTACATCGCCGGGCCCCAGTCCACCTCCACCGGACGGGACCGGCTCAGGTCTTTTGCACGTGCCGCCGCGGACTTCGGACTCAGCACCGATCCGGCCCTGACGTATTTCGGCGACTTCCAGTCTGCCAGCGGTTCGGCGGGAGCCCACCACCTGCTGGGTCTTGCGCAGCCGCCGACGGCGCTGCTGGCCGCGGACAGCCCGATGGCCGTCGGAGCGCTGGCCACCCTCAACCGGAAGGGCCTGCGGATCGGCCGGGACATGGCGCTGGTTGCCTTCGACGATATCGAGTGGTTTTCACTGCTGGACCCACCGCTTACGGTCATCGCCCACGATGTGGAGGCCATGGGCCGGACTGCGGTCCGGCTTCTGCTCGAGGTCATTGACGGACAGAAGCCCGAATCAGTGGTCCTGCCGAGCCAGCTGATTGTCCGGGCCTCCTCCGGCACGCCGGATCCCATTCTGGAGCGACCATGA
- the mmsA gene encoding multiple monosaccharide ABC transporter ATP-binding protein produces the protein MNTPILQMRGITKTFPGVKALQDVTLDVNRGEVHAICGENGAGKSTLMKVLSGVYPHSSFEGEILFENEPCNFASINDSEKRGIVIIHQELALSPYLSIAENIYLGNEQATRGWVDWRKTNLEASKLLARVGLSENPVTPVQHISVGKQQLVEIAKALSKEVKLLILDEPTAALNDEDSGHLLDLILHLKGQGVTSIIISHKLNEIRKVADAVTIIRDGKTIETLRLGDGEITQERIIRGMVGRDLGSLYPDRTPRIGEEVLRIEDWSVRHPQDHSRMVVHNATLNVRKGEVVGLAGLMGAGRTELAMSVFGRTYGTATSGRVFKDGEEINTSTVAAAIKHGIAYATEDRKRYGLNLIEDIKRNISMAALRKLVKGGWVDKNEETIVANGYRKSMNIKAPSVAAVTGKLSGGNQQKVVLSKWMFSDPDVLILDEPTRGIDVGAKFEIYTIIARLAAEGKAVIVISSELPELLGICDRIYTLSAGHITGEVPIAEASQETLMHYMTKEKE, from the coding sequence ATGAACACACCCATTCTTCAAATGCGGGGCATCACCAAGACCTTCCCCGGCGTGAAGGCCCTCCAGGATGTCACCCTGGATGTGAACCGCGGCGAAGTCCATGCGATCTGCGGCGAAAACGGCGCCGGAAAATCCACCCTGATGAAGGTGCTGTCCGGCGTCTACCCGCACAGCTCCTTCGAGGGCGAGATCCTCTTCGAAAACGAACCCTGCAACTTCGCCAGCATCAATGACAGCGAGAAGCGCGGCATCGTGATCATCCACCAGGAGCTGGCGCTAAGCCCCTACCTGTCCATCGCCGAGAACATCTACCTCGGCAACGAGCAGGCCACGCGCGGCTGGGTGGACTGGCGGAAAACCAACTTGGAGGCTTCAAAACTACTGGCACGAGTGGGCCTGAGTGAAAACCCGGTGACCCCAGTCCAGCACATCAGCGTGGGCAAACAGCAGCTGGTGGAGATCGCCAAGGCGCTCTCGAAGGAGGTCAAGCTCCTCATCCTCGACGAGCCGACGGCCGCCCTCAACGACGAGGACTCGGGCCACCTGCTGGATCTGATCCTGCACCTTAAGGGCCAGGGCGTCACCAGCATCATCATCAGCCACAAGCTCAACGAAATCCGCAAGGTCGCGGACGCTGTCACCATCATCCGCGACGGCAAGACCATCGAGACCCTACGCCTGGGCGACGGTGAGATCACCCAGGAGCGCATCATCCGCGGAATGGTGGGCAGGGACTTGGGAAGCCTGTACCCGGACCGGACCCCGCGGATCGGCGAGGAGGTTCTGCGGATCGAGGACTGGTCCGTCCGGCACCCCCAGGACCACAGCCGGATGGTCGTCCACAACGCAACCCTCAACGTCCGCAAGGGCGAGGTGGTGGGCTTGGCCGGTCTGATGGGTGCCGGCAGGACGGAGCTCGCCATGAGCGTCTTCGGCCGGACCTACGGCACCGCGACCTCGGGGAGAGTCTTCAAGGACGGTGAAGAAATCAACACCTCCACCGTTGCGGCCGCGATCAAGCACGGCATCGCGTACGCCACCGAAGACCGCAAGCGCTACGGACTGAACCTCATCGAGGACATCAAGAGGAACATCTCCATGGCGGCGCTCCGCAAGCTCGTCAAGGGCGGCTGGGTGGACAAGAACGAAGAAACCATCGTGGCCAACGGCTACCGGAAAAGCATGAACATCAAGGCCCCGTCGGTTGCCGCCGTCACGGGCAAGCTCTCCGGCGGCAACCAGCAGAAAGTCGTGCTGAGCAAGTGGATGTTCTCCGACCCGGACGTGCTTATCCTCGACGAACCCACCCGCGGGATCGACGTCGGCGCGAAATTCGAGATCTACACGATCATCGCGAGGCTGGCGGCCGAAGGAAAGGCAGTCATCGTGATCTCCTCGGAATTGCCCGAGCTGCTGGGTATCTGCGACAGGATCTACACACTGTCCGCCGGGCACATCACCGGGGAGGTCCCGATCGCGGAAGCATCCCAGGAAACCCTCATGCATTACATGACCAAAGAGAAGGAATAG
- a CDS encoding MFS transporter, producing the protein MPFLASSVLIVVGLVVRMKLEESPEFEHTKAAGRIVKNPLATVIKNDWRNILRVISLRIVESCAYYVTATYLLSYITTNNPADRAVGLTGIVIASLLAIPVTMLAGALTDRIGRRKLYLGGTVAVIVFGFPMFLLSNTGNPILIVLAFVIGIGVIHATFTGAQAAWFAELFRTNTRTSGASIGYQVAASISGFAPFLAVLLASVFGWAGGASLYVLVGVIGLVGVLNTRETWGAKEQAEVDAVIAGGTPVVTQTASPSGR; encoded by the coding sequence TTGCCGTTCCTCGCCAGCTCGGTCCTGATCGTCGTCGGGCTCGTGGTGCGGATGAAGCTCGAGGAATCACCTGAGTTCGAACACACCAAGGCAGCCGGCAGGATCGTCAAGAACCCGCTCGCCACCGTCATCAAAAATGACTGGCGCAACATCCTGCGGGTGATTTCCCTGCGCATTGTGGAAAGCTGCGCCTACTACGTGACGGCCACCTATCTGCTCTCCTACATCACCACGAACAACCCCGCAGACCGGGCCGTGGGCCTGACGGGCATTGTGATCGCCAGCCTCCTCGCGATCCCGGTGACGATGCTCGCCGGCGCCCTCACCGACCGTATCGGCCGCCGCAAGCTCTACCTCGGCGGAACGGTCGCCGTCATCGTCTTCGGCTTCCCGATGTTCCTGCTCAGCAACACCGGCAACCCCATCCTGATCGTGCTCGCCTTCGTGATCGGCATCGGCGTCATCCATGCAACGTTCACGGGCGCGCAGGCCGCCTGGTTCGCGGAGCTGTTCCGGACCAACACCCGGACCTCCGGAGCTTCCATCGGTTACCAGGTTGCCGCCTCCATCTCCGGATTCGCGCCCTTCCTCGCGGTGCTTTTGGCCTCAGTCTTCGGCTGGGCCGGCGGCGCCTCGCTCTACGTCCTGGTCGGTGTCATTGGCCTGGTCGGTGTCCTGAACACGCGGGAAACCTGGGGCGCGAAGGAACAGGCTGAAGTCGACGCCGTCATAGCCGGCGGCACTCCTGTCGTCACCCAGACCGCATCGCCGTCCGGACGATAG